Within the Osmerus eperlanus chromosome 10, fOsmEpe2.1, whole genome shotgun sequence genome, the region GCGGTCCCGAACACAGTGACGTTGGGTACAGTGGAACATAGCTGAGCCACAGCTTGACCCTGAAAAACAAGACAATCACTGCAAGTCACCGGGCGGCCACAGAGGCAGCGCTGTTTATACTGGAAGAGGCTAATCCAGACACCTGTCCATAGACCACCCCATAGTTACATGGCTCTCTTTGAGCTTTACcacattgttgttgtttggtTTACAATTGAATTTCCTTTCACACATAACCACAAAGTCCTTTACCTAGGCTTTGCATGTATTATTTGAATAATGGTCCACCATATCTAGCATGTCCGCCACAATTCAGAAGTATTTGCAGTATTTCCTAAATCTGTGTGAAGTAGAGATATACATCGGGCATACAAAGTGATAGTTGGGCTACTGAAAAGGATGTCACTTTATCGCTAAAACATCCTTTGTGTGCAATTCTTTAAGCTGTGAAATAAATCATTATAAGATTTTACCAGCTTTAATAATAGCTAAATCTACGTAGCACAGAATGTGATCTTTGTGATAACAGTCACAGTCCATTACCTTCAAAAGCTAAATATGCCACTGTTGGTATCTATATTAACACATCAGTGATATGATTTCCAAAACAAGCTCTttttatgtctgtctgcctcccctctctctgtttctctctctctttctctctctctctctctctctctctctctctctctctctctctctctctctctctctctctctctctctctctctctctcttccctctcgccCCGCCCACCTTCACTGAGACGCAGACTTACCACACCCCCGCCTGCCGAATGGACCAATACAGACATGCCGTCCCGGAGATTGGCGACCTCGAACAACATCATGTATGCAGCCACAAAGTTTACGGAGAAGGCTGCTGCCTCAGGGAAAGTCATCTCATCAGGGATCTTATAGACGCAATTCAGAGGCGTGCAGACCACCTCTGCCCAAGCATTGTAGTTCACAAAAGCCATCACCCTGTCCCCTATCTAGAGACAGGAAAATGAGTGTTGAAACATGATATATAGCAAAGGTATGGTTAGATGACAAAGTTAGATGAAGGTGCTTAATTATTTATTCTTGCAGGTGAAATCACATAATTTCAGATGATGTAATATCTAGAAATATAAGTAGGCTCCACATAGTATGATTTACCACACTGCTCCTTGACTTACCTCAAATCCCTTGGTGTTTTCCCCCATTGCCTCCACTATTCCAGAACATTCAAAACCTGGCACCAGTGGAGTTTTTGGAGGATTGTCAATATTTCCCTGCCGTACCATCAGGTCCAGGAAGTTTAAGCCACTGCAACATTGCATTTATTATGGATTTAGCTAAATAAATTATGCTGGATGTGGGGGTTTTTTCACCATAAGTGGTGAATCAAATGTGCATCCAGAAAATGTTGAGTCAGATTCCAGAAAAGTCTAGTAAGGCTGCATTCTCAAGGCCAATATGCTTCACAAACAATACAATTTTAAAAAGCTTGACACTTGGAAGACATTGGCTACTATTTGCATTCATTGTAGCTTATAGGCTATTATTGGCAGATGGCTACTAATATAGTTCGCCACactgaaagaaaaaacaaacgCCGCTTAGAGACTTCTGTTACTTTTATCAAGTATGCTTTTGCTTTTCATATAATTGCTTACATTTCACTAAAGTTAAAATTGAACGAGGCTGTAAATCACTACCACTATCTTTTCCAGATCTGTTCTAAATGAAATAACCTGTAACCTAAACGGAGTAGCTTACCTGCACAAATGCAGTATGTTGCTTATGTGAGCGGTACCATAATTTGAATAATTCAATAAACATTTACCATGCTTTGACACGAAttttcacctctccctcttgAGGTTCGGGCATCGCCTTCTTTGTCACCCGGAGTTTGTTCAGACCACCGAAACCGGCCAAAATCACGGCTCGCATTTCTTTGGCACCTCCAGAAGATACCGCATTTTCTGCTTCTTTTGCTCCATTCTTCTCTATCATGTGCTCAGTTTCCTCCATCATCTCCGCTCCTTCTTTAGCCATGTCGGTAGGCTTcatgaggtggaggagatgcaGTGCTGACCACCTCCTTCCACAGCAAGTTCAGAATACGCAGTAGCTATTGCCTATACTGTTCCTGTTCCGTAGCGACTGTCAAGCAGCAAACTCTGATGCGAATGATCAGAGATGACCTTCTCAACAACGGCAGTGCCATTTAGGATGTACTGAaatcaaaccctaaccctaacccttgcaTATCTATGTTAATAGTTATtcattaataaaataaaaatttgtTTGTTACGATCTGAAATGTGCTATGATGCTGCGGCATGACATGACTTAAAGCCTAATTCAGATAACAAGAATTGCTACTCAATGTCATATAGGCTCGATAGGTTTGACAGGCtacaatattattattattgacagGCTATTTCCTTTAAAATTATGTTTCTCTTACAATACGGTAGCCTACTGTGTCTAGTCTACACAAGAGGAAAGTTCGCCATCTGCTGGTGAATTTTTAAAAGTACGGTGAATATTGGTAAAGTGGGAATCTGATTCAGAATCAAGTTTAATCACCAAGTAGGCTGTCCACAACAAGGAATTCCCACGATGGTGTGCAGGCGCATACAGTAAACAAAGGGTAAAGTGGCACACTTAAGGTTGATCTTCCTACCTTGTAGTAATATGTATTTTAGTAAGAAATAAAAGTGCTGCAGAAAATCTAGAAATGTGTTTCAAacatattgtttttgttttgttaccaaccattttgtctctatctctgtcttggTAAAGTGGCACAGAGCGTTATTGGTAAACTGGGAATAGTCATTTAAAGGGGGTTCATGTTCCCTTTTGTTGTGTTCATTATGGATTTCCATGTCAAAAAACAATAATGATTGCAATTACTAGTAGTACTACTTTGGGATAGCCTATAATTTACTTCTTATCAGTAACTCTAATGTCAGAAGCTTAAAATGTATTTCAGGATAGAACGGTTCGACAGGGAGGAAGATGAGAAGATGAAAATATGACAAAAGGACAGAGCAAGAGAAGGTTGAATAAGAGGAGTGACAAAACAAAATTGTTCATGCATATTACAAGCAAATGAAATAATTAAAATATATGCATTGAAGTAGGCCTACCAGCCTCTGAGTTTTATTTATTGTAGGCCTATAGAAATTAAGTGTCCCACTTGCAATATCACATAAAAAGGTGGGGTTTGGACAACAGAGGCTCAAAGAAGGGTCACCCTTCGTTTGTTTGGTCTTTCTTGTTTTATCCTTATGAAAAGTTAAGGGAGACTTTAAAGTGTAAAGACTTTAAGCTTTTCTTTTTTCGatcaattaaataaatacaatgctGGTCACACAATTAGACAGTAGACCAGATGCACATAATGCCACTAAAATCGAATCCCGGCCATTTTTACAAATTTCGCAAATTTTCGTCAAATCACattctattttatttttgtttgcagCTTCCCTTAGTAGCCTTTAGGTATTGTTGCATTCAGTATGGTTACAACATGGGACATAGGCCTACTACTTCGTCATAACACAGTGTCTTGGATTTCGGGACATCTGAAATATTTTCTGGCTTAGCTTACTAAATAGTATAGTAGCAATAAGATATTGAGATGCACCCTTAATCTTTCCTGGCATACTATATAGGCCTAGGCTATAGTATGGGTATTGGGATGTACCCTATGTTTTGGTGTCTTAATTTACAAATAGCCTAGATAAAATACAATCAGACATCTCAAATGTTTAGAGAATATTTACTAGTAATTTTGGTTTACAAGGAGGCATGACAGAAAGATAAACAGAGGCATGGAATGTGGTAGTTTGTACACTTTGAATGAACAACTACAACATTACGCAAAAAAAACGAACAGCACGATTCACTTTGCATAGAAGTTGCATTGCAGTTTTACTGTATATCTACTGTTTAGTAGAATCACTCCACAATTACATCCTGTTAAGGTATAACTGTTTACGCTACAGGTGGAGTCCCCCAAATTGTGAAATATTTGACTAATGAATCCATATCCTTGTGAGTCTGACGTTTTCCATTGTAGTTCTCTTGGCAGGCATTGAGAAGACAATCACACTCTCACATGGATTTCACAAGTTTCCTGTCCAACTTCTGAAATTATGGATTATTTATGAGTTTTACATTCACGCGTGTCACAGCTCATCATAATCATTCTACTCTAGACAGAGTACTGCTGTCTGCagatacagtaggctacatgtaaGGATGGTATAGTTATTATTTGATCAGTGTATTTAAGTTCATCCAATGAACATACAACCAAAATAACATAAAAAATGATCCATGACAGGGTTTGGATTTAGTCTTGCGGAACCTCTGTAAATATTCGTAGCCCATGCATTCCTTGGATTTCATCCTTCAGTGCCTGTGAATGAGCCAATAAACACATTTAGCAAACCCGTTATTCAGAAAATAATTACATAAGGGACAattattttgaaaaataaaacacagcTGTGCTAAAGTACAGCCCAATCGCACAACAATATTTAACAAGCAAAACTGCATGAGCCAAAAACAATTCAAGGGCTCAAGCTAAATTGAATGACTTTAGATCAGCTCCCAGCTTGATGCAAAGACTACTCTGGAATGCATCGTTGATCATGTTTATCAAGTGTCTTCTAAGTTACCTGGTTGACTAGTTGGTGTTGTTGTACTGTTCTCTTCCCTTTAAACTCGTTGGATTCTATATGGATTTCATACATTGCACCACATCCACCTGGAACAAGACAGAAGACAGAACAATGTAATGACACGTAATTTGCTCATGGAAACATGTTTTAGTTTAGATGTATAGGTCCAACTGCTGAATACAATACCTGATATATCCACAACTTTAAGAGATGAGGCTGATGGAAACTTTTCTTTCAGTCTTTGTACGATCCGTACCTCACCCTCGGTCTGTGAGGAGAGGTTCCTCCGCAGCTGTTTGGTTATGAATATATTCTGGGGCACAAATAATTGCAATGACAAAGTTACAACCCATAATCAGATTTGTATGTGCGCAATGGGAGAAGGTCTACTAGTCCCGAGATATCTAAGAATATTTAGCGTAATGTCTACTCTAGCACTGCTTCCATTCTGAAATATCTAGACTAGCTAACGTTAGATGACCTAACGGCAATTAGCTAGCTCGAGAGCTAATGACTAAAAATACAATCGTATTCGTACTAGCTAATAGAATGTACTATGTTATTACTTGATTTTGTCGAATAAATCTTGAGATGGACTTCATATTTACGACTAGGTCCTGCAACTGGGATAAGACACGTCTGAAAGACTAAGGTCTGACAATTGCTTAGCTTTCCCGAGAAGTCATGCCCTGAGTATAAACAATATGACGCTAGTGTCGCACATAGTGACGTGGATCATGTGTTGCAGCTAGCGACCTCttgtggggtgtagggggacTGTTATTTTTGCTGTTGCCCACAGGCCAATAACCCATTGAAATATCCTTCGAAGGCAGTAAAGCTGATAATCATACGCGTACAAATGTAAGCTAGGCCTATTCAATTCATGGAtttcaagtctcacgcattcaccGTGAGACTCACATTTCAATCAGTTCACACGCTGTCACGCAACATCTTGTATTTCTCAGGCTGAGAAGTAGGGATAACTTGTCCgctacaattaatggacaagGCGCAGGCATACGGAGGTAAGTTTTCTGCCGAGTTATCTGTCCCGAGTGATAGAGTCAAATGCCACATACCAGCCAGTCAAACCTGAGTCAAACACATCATCAGCAGTACCCCCACGTATTTTTGTAGGCTACCCAAACGTTGAAAGGCCTCACAACAAACTTTTGATGACTTTTGCGAACCCATTGATTTGACATGAACTGaccatgtttttttattgttttgaatAGCTCCTAGGTTATGTGACCTACCCTCAAACTACTTTCAGATTATCCACTGATTTGCTTTATAATGCACATCATTTAGTTTGCACATTTATGCTAAGCTATGCCTATCTCAGGTGATTTCACATGGATTGCCAATGTTTTTCACTGTTGAATTTCAATAGTTCATTGAAAAAGTGCAAATTGCAACCAATGTCCAGCTCGCCACAACCAGAATCCCAGCCGTTAATAGGCATGCAGCTCACCTGAGGGTGAGAAAACCCCAATTAATATAAATCTGAAACACCTGCTCGGGTTTAGCCCTTTACATTTGCTTCAGTTATTACATGTTCACTTACTATTGTCTGTTAGTTGTAATAGAGACGTGGTTACACAATAGTAGCAGCTTTCTCAAACAATATGCCGTTTACTGATTGTCTTGTCATTCCGACAGATACAGACAGAATGAATACTGTCTGTATCACTCCTGTAGACACTCCTTTATCAACTGACTGCGGGCTTGAAGTTCGCCCAACTGTTTCTAAACAGTTGAGTCTCTGAGACTCGGCGTGCTTTGGACCCCCAAACAGCGCTATATAACAGGTGTTTTGCCCACATCACGTTATAATACTGACAGATCATAAATAATAGAACAATTTGTATTACTATCATTTTATTGCATTGATCATTATGGTCTCAACAATCAAATGAGTCCCATCTAGCCTAGACGTGTTATCCTACAAAATAAACACATTATTATTGTTTAAGTATGCAATCGTGTGCAAAGATTCCCTGTTATAAATGGATATAATAGCCTACCACAGCAATCAATAACCGTTACcaatgcaacatttaatattgtgtgtgattgaaattcacgtagcctataggcctaagTGTTCATATAGCCTATGTGTCACTTGCAAAAGGTAAAAAATTGTTAGCAGTCAATCCGGAACGCTCCATCTCCAACCAGgatacgacgtcgtggcaacgttgttcACACCACTAATTGGCAACATTCGCTATAAAAAGTTGCTACACCAGAAGGTAATGTTGCGATGAACACTAACTGGAAAAGTTGTGTGTTCGTAGGGAATGGGTATAAATGAATCATTGTTATTAAATTATTTGGATCCTTTTAATATAAAGGTATTGTGTACAAGATTTATGAAAATAATATCAGAGGGGCCTTGAAGTTAAATTGATGTCTGGTCAAGAATTCCATAATGTTCATCTCAAATATAGTGACCGTTTAGACTAGTTCAAGGTGCAATTTCAATTATTGATCTCTCAGGCATATACTGTACCAATTAGCCTATCTCAAGCAGAAAACCGAACAGAGTTAAGACTAGTCTCCTTGGGGGATGAAAAATCCGTGCATATCCATGTGGAGCTCTACATTCACATATGCTCGAGCAATCTCCTTGAATGATTTAGCATCAAGCACCAGGAGAAAGTCAGACTGTCCTGGGTTGGAGTTTATGACTGATATTAGGACAACACCTGAAGACAAAGATAAGTAGATTGGAAGAGGAAAGTAGATTGGAAGAGGAAAGGAATATTCTCCAAAACTAACAGCATATCTTATATAGAAACTAAAATGTGGTCAACATGCAATTGGTAGGCAAGTCCAAAAAGTAATATCCTACACTAGATGAGATGGACCAGTACAAGTGTTAAGTTCTCAGACAGCCATTAAATCCTACCGTCATCTTCTGCCTCTCCATTGGGCCTGGGTATAAACACAGGTTCTGAAGGCCAACACTTGTCCTCATGCCACTCTATCATGTTCTTTGTCTCAACGTCAAACTTCATGATCTACAATAACAGCTGAGGTGATTAGCACATAGGACGATAAGCAGGACATTGAATGTAATCACATAGACATCTATATACCTTTGTTGCCATTCCAGTCGTCTCCACACAAGTCATGTAGGCAAACCTGTGCTTCTTCCCGTTGAAGTCATAGTTCAATCTGGGAACTTCCACCCCTGTTACAACAGATTTCAGGACTTTTAAAAAGATAGACCTATGCACTGTACTGTTGTTGACCAGACACCTGAGTTGGCCTTACCTTGACAGACCACCTCTGGTTGGCAGAGAAGTTTGCCTTCTTTCTGTTTTACAGCGCTGGCTGTCGTATACTTGAGTGTCACTAAATCTTCACCAACCTCAGCACCCTACATAATTGAAACCAGAGGatcagaggaagaagaggaagtagCACAATACTGTTGAAAGTGTCGACATGTTTGCTTTGTTTTTACTCTACTTTGACTATTCATCTATAGATGTCCTTTATTTCTTTTGCCTGCTCTGGTATGTGTTGTCAAACAAATGGTgcttcagtcatttcaatgtaaCCTCTTGATTTTTGTTGTACGTTCCAAGGGCAGGTCCATTTACAACTCTGAATATATTTGTACTTCAGCCTTATGATAAAGATTAGGTAAATCATTGATAAGACAAGACATGGACAAAGATTATCATTAATTATTTTCCCATTACACTGTACCTTGTCGGACTGTACTGGAAGAGCAAATCTTCTGTAGGTTGGCAGCTTCTTTAAGGACCCAGATTCCTCTTTAATTTTGCTTAGATAGAACATATCGTATAAACTGTTATCTTCATAGGCAATGACGTCACAGACAACGTGACCATCCTCCTCAAAGGCATTCACATGGTGGTAGACAACCATGGCACCTGTGTAGTACTTTGTCCCCACCTCTTTGCCGGTTTTCCTGTCTATCAGGTGAATCAGAGTCTGTTCAAAGTTGGAACACAAATATATGTCCAGTGAATAAACCACATGCTGTAACATTCATTTCTGAAACATTAACTTATCTATTGCTTGAGTAATGTCCAGCAACCCTTACATTTTCCTCTGGAGAGTATTTCAGACAGCTGGCCCAGTTGATCCCTCTCATGTATGCAGTGGCCATCTTGAGTATATCCAGTTTCAATGGCTGTTCAATAAAGATGAAGTAATTGTCGGTCATGCCGAAGCTGTGGTAGTAGCTTGGGCTGAGGAGGGAACGGCAAGGAATGGTGCTCAGCACCTCCACGTTCTTCAGAGCAGGTGTTGCCTTGGCGGCATCTAGCAGGGAAGATTGAAAGATGTGCTTCACTGTATTGAACAAAATTACATAATTTATCCCTTAGGCAAAGCATTTTAGCATAGCACTGTAGTTGTGGACAGGCCTACAGTATAGTAGGAGGAATACTGAACCCAGCGCTGTAGCTGCAAAGAACTTGAAAAGATGGCTCAACCTATTATCGGATTTGCTCTCTAGGCAAGTAACATGCTGAATTATCTCTTTATAAGGTCAATGTATGCTACTGTCCTTGTCTGTTGTCTCAACAATTGAAATTAAATCAGATGTCCAGAATCTCAATAAATAGGTGACCAATCAATTTGAAGGAGGAAGCCAAAGTCCAACTTTTAAGGAGAGTATGGAGAGTCAGAATGTGCAATGTTTTTATAACATACCTTTCTCACAGCTGGCTGGAACCTTGAATATTGTGTATTTTGTTTTGCCCTTGTCAGCTATAGTTGTCCCCATGTTGTAGGTGTTTCCCTCTTTATCATAATGTGGGTGAGATGTCGCCAGATTCACAGCTAGGTACTTCAAGTAATCCACCTAAATAATAAAGCACAGTAGACAAACACATAAAACAAAGCATTTTCTTTATATATTCTTTAGAAAACCTGTTCTTTAGAAGAACTTCTAGCATGACTTTGCGTTACCTTGTCTTGAGTCTCTAATGTCACAGGGTCGATCTTGCGGATGTAGTTTGTTTCAGAAGTAGCATAATAATCCTTCCCATATCTTAGAAAGTTGTTTCCACAGTTGTCAGTGAAATCCGGGACAGTGTGATTGAGAAAAGTGATAGCTCTGGAAAATTAGGAGAATGCAGACGCAGATTCAGTGTGCCTGGTAGCCATTTACAATTGAAAAGTGCAGCATTGTTTCTGAGTGTGTCTTTcgggaatatatatatatataccataTGTGATTAACACTATTAACCCAAGTGAACCAACCTTGAAATAAAGTTTTTGCTTGGATCTGGATAGGCCATAGTCCCCATTTCAGAGACAACTATTCTTTTGGCTGCAATGTTGTCCTTGTATGTGTCCCCTCGTAAATATTTGCTTCGGTAAATCATTTCTCCTTCAAAAAGATATTATATCAGCAATTAGGAAAGTCCTCATTTTTGGATAACCTCCCTATTGTTTCTATCTCTATGTTATTCAGATAGAATGTCTTCACACTTGAACTAAAAGAGTGCTAACATGCTTCTTACAGGTGTTTCTGGTCCCTTTCAGTCAAATAGTTATGCAAGTTTGCCAGTGTGTCTTCAATGTCAGTATCACATTTAGTGTATTTTAGGTTTGTGTTATAAACTCACtttatagaaaagagaaaaatctATTTTAACATCATACCATCTTTGAAGGTGAAGCTGTGCATCAGGGCCATCCCGTCAAACCAGTGGTTATAAGAGGTTTCTCCAAGAGAAAACATCCCTGGTCCATTGCGCAGTAGTGTTCCTTGTAGCCAGTTGGGGATGTTACCTACATACAATGTATTGTCTAATTAGTGTTCAAGTCCAAAAACTGGTCACTCGTCCACATTGTTCCAGATTACCAGAACATAAAACACCCAATCAGTTGAGAAATCCCATGGTGTTTACATGCTGTATGTACACGACAAATATATAGGCTAAGAGATTAGTATAGAAACCGAGTCCACAGCAACAGCAGTATAGCCTACCATGTAATATTATGGGCCAATATTTCTTTTTAAACCAACATAAACTCCAAATTTAGGTCTGGCGCCCTATGCCGACTGTAGGAACAATTGACAATGGTTGGTTGAGAATCAAGGTTTTGAACGTAAAATTACCACACCTGTGAGATCCGCCTTCGTCGGATCTGGCTTTTCTTCTTTGTTTTTTGAGTAGTCATAAGACATAATGATGCTTTACGAAAGTACGGTCCCGAGGTGGTTCgagaaaagtgctatataaagtACACATAAAACCACTCCCCCTAAGTTAAAGTAACCTATAACAACGTTTGATTAAGAAATCAATGAGAAAAGTTGCTTATCTTATCTGTGTCATCTGCATTGCTCTATCGCTTATTTATTGGGTGAGGTGGATGACGTCAACATCAAATGGTGCTCAAGCCCTCCTCTTTAACGCCCCATTGGCCTAAATAGGATAGGTCTACCTCAGTGACCTAAAATAGCTTCCATGCCCTTAACTCAATACTAAAGCAGCAAGGGCCGTTCTTGTACATTTATATAATTGTACATTCTTTGCTATCTTACCGGATGTTTCTCAacgaaaataaaacataaaattGTATTTGAATTACCTTTGTACCGGTTATGGGTTCTGTATCAGGGTCAGTTACGATAGCATATGAAAACATGGTTATTTAGATTAAGTGATGTTTCCCTAGAATAGATGATATGCTTTGGATAACAATACTTTACTCTGCAACACCCACTTCTATGCCATGTTGTCGGAGATTAGTTGAGCATAAAGGTTGACACAAAAGACATGAAGATAAGACGTTTTATTAATTGCAGTGTCTAGACATTCTAATGTGTTTTGGGTTGTCGACTTTGTTAGGCATCCCCAACTCATCAAGCGAAATAGCCACCAACCGTGTAGGCCTAACAGATTTACCAAAATAACGTTGCCCATCGAAAACACTGCAGCAAATAGCCTTTTGTCTCAGATGGTTTTGATcaaatgttttttcttttctttctatcTTACCCTATCACATAGACAGTAAGCTTCGTAAATTACGTTTGTATTAACTTTATTTTTAATTTCTTTTGAAATCATTTATTTCTAAATATATCTTCATGACTGGATTCAACCGTTTCTGATAAGTGCTGTTTTTCACTCCTCAAAAATGTTTTAGCCTAtaattttaaaatatttttcacATTTTAGTGACAtaaactattattattattattattccgaTGTGGTAAATATGTGTGGTTTTGTGATCTGGTGGGAATGATATGAATGAAGTCGATAAAAAAGTATATATACTTTTTTATCGACTTCATTCATATCATGAATGAAGTCATAATTTCAGCCACATAAAGTCAGCCACAATTTGATCTTGTTTCAGACAAAAGACAAACATTTATTACTGACAACGTTAAAAAAGTGAACCTCCTTAAGTTTCTCTATTTGCAGAAGCATCAAGTAAACTAATCTTTCCTCAAAATTTGTTAATTATTGTGCTTTAACAGTGCATATTCCATACCTTCTTTCTGCTTCATGACATGGCCAATTTTGTCATTCTTCTCTGTGAGCACTGAGCAGGTGGCCTATGGTATCTAAATTCTAAAGTGGTTTGTTTAATATTAATGTCCTCAGAGCTTTCCTTTTATTATCATCAATTAAAACGTTTGCTTTGTGTGGAATGCATGTACATTACAATAACTGTAAGAGCTTAAACATCACAATTCAGATAAGCAATATTAATAGGAAAGTCATGGAATAATTCTTCTAAGCTACAGTATCTTACCAGTAGCCCTAAATCATTTTGTATACATCCTTTATATTATGTACAATGACTTTGGACCAAGAAGGGTGTTGACACGAGCCTAgtagatttattttgctgctaTTTGTCTGCTATTGTTTGTCAAAAGATGTTGAGTCTGCTCCCTCCGTTGTGGTAAGTTTGAGCCAACTCGTCTTATTTCAACTGGAAGGCTGTTTTCTTAACAAGGCAATCTGGCATAAAGTATGATGTAAATACCAGGGGGAATAGGAATGTGATGATCATGTTCACATCAGTACATGTCAAAGGAAAAACTACTTATCACATATTTAGAATAACACAAATGCAGTATCGAATTATTAACCCTGTTTCTCCGTTATGTATCACTATTTATCATGATCTATCACCCAATCACAATTTTTATGTAGAATAAATAGAACAATAAAGAAACACACATCATTAT harbors:
- the vat1l gene encoding synaptic vesicle membrane protein VAT-1 homolog-like isoform X1 translates to MKPTDMAKEGAEMMEETEHMIEKNGAKEAENAVSSGGAKEMRAVILAGFGGLNKLRVTKKAMPEPQEGEVKIRVKACGLNFLDLMVRQGNIDNPPKTPLVPGFECSGIVEAMGENTKGFEIGDRVMAFVNYNAWAEVVCTPLNCVYKIPDEMTFPEAAAFSVNFVAAYMMLFEVANLRDGMSVLVHSAGGGVGQAVAQLCSTVPNVTVFGTASSFKHDAIKDSVTHLFDRNLDYVQEVKKISPEGVDIVLDCLCGENTGKGLGLLKPLGTYILYGSSNMVTGETKSFFSFAKSWWQVEKVNPIKLYEENKVIAGFSLLNLLFKQGRYGLVRTVVEKLMALYSQKKIKPLVDSLWALEEVKEAMQRIHDRGNIGKLILDVEKSPTPLMASDSTETSEAGEEEEEHEGDIDNKERMPFIQ
- the vat1l gene encoding synaptic vesicle membrane protein VAT-1 homolog-like isoform X2, with protein sequence MKPTDMAKEGAEMMEETEHMIEKNGAKEAENAVSSGGAKEMRAVILAGFGGLNKLRVTKKAMPEPQEGEVKIRVKACGLNFLDLMVRQGNIDNPPKTPLVPGFECSGIVEAMGENTKGFEIGDRVMAFVNYNAWAEVVCTPLNCVYKIPDEMTFPEAAAFSVNFVAAYMMLFEVANLRDGMSVLVHSAGGGVGQAVAQLCSTVPNVTVFGTASSFKHDAIKDSVTHLFDRNLDYVQEVKKISPEGVDIVLDCLCGENTGKGLGLLKPLGTYILYGSSNMVTGETKSFFSFAKSWWQVEKGRYGLVRTVVEKLMALYSQKKIKPLVDSLWALEEVKEAMQRIHDRGNIGKLILDVEKSPTPLMASDSTETSEAGEEEEEHEGDIDNKERMPFIQ
- the bola3 gene encoding bolA-like protein 3 — encoded protein: MKSISRFIRQNQNIFITKQLRRNLSSQTEGEVRIVQRLKEKFPSASSLKVVDISGGCGAMYEIHIESNEFKGKRTVQQHQLVNQALKDEIQGMHGLRIFTEVPQD
- the bco1 gene encoding beta,beta-carotene 15,15'-dioxygenase produces the protein MSYDYSKNKEEKPDPTKADLTGNIPNWLQGTLLRNGPGMFSLGETSYNHWFDGMALMHSFTFKDGEMIYRSKYLRGDTYKDNIAAKRIVVSEMGTMAYPDPSKNFISRAITFLNHTVPDFTDNCGNNFLRYGKDYYATSETNYIRKIDPVTLETQDKVDYLKYLAVNLATSHPHYDKEGNTYNMGTTIADKGKTKYTIFKVPASCEKDAAKATPALKNVEVLSTIPCRSLLSPSYYHSFGMTDNYFIFIEQPLKLDILKMATAYMRGINWASCLKYSPEENTLIHLIDRKTGKEVGTKYYTGAMVVYHHVNAFEEDGHVVCDVIAYEDNSLYDMFYLSKIKEESGSLKKLPTYRRFALPVQSDKGAEVGEDLVTLKYTTASAVKQKEGKLLCQPEVVCQGVEVPRLNYDFNGKKHRFAYMTCVETTGMATKIMKFDVETKNMIEWHEDKCWPSEPVFIPRPNGEAEDDGVVLISVINSNPGQSDFLLVLDAKSFKEIARAYVNVELHMDMHGFFIPQGD